The following coding sequences lie in one Mucilaginibacter sp. KACC 22773 genomic window:
- a CDS encoding NAD-dependent epimerase/dehydratase family protein, which yields MKILVTGSSGQLGSATVKHLKAFGHHITGVDVIPAATTDDIIDIKNKSETENLCRGFDAIIHTAAVHGKHYELNYPREAFIQTNIIGTLNLLNACVKHGVNRFLYTSTTSIYGSALIDHEKAVWVDENLPEKPRDIYDITKQTTEQLCKDFFYKEGLQTSVYRVGRFLPEEDNLKINHRIYRGLDERDGAEALRLALGITFADFEIFNISSGSPFGKDDLVQLKYNPEGVILKFFPEAKDIYRRKNWFFPESIDRVYVCNKAKQILGYQPQFDFEYLLHQ from the coding sequence ATGAAAATTCTGGTCACAGGTTCATCCGGTCAGTTAGGTTCGGCCACCGTAAAACATTTAAAGGCGTTTGGCCACCATATTACCGGCGTCGATGTAATACCCGCAGCTACCACGGATGATATCATCGACATAAAAAACAAAAGCGAGACCGAAAACCTTTGCCGTGGGTTTGATGCCATTATTCATACTGCAGCCGTACATGGCAAGCACTATGAGCTTAATTACCCAAGGGAAGCTTTTATACAAACAAATATTATAGGTACGCTTAATTTACTTAATGCCTGTGTTAAACATGGTGTAAACAGGTTTTTGTATACCAGCACAACATCCATTTATGGCAGCGCCTTAATTGACCATGAAAAGGCAGTTTGGGTGGATGAAAACCTGCCCGAAAAACCACGCGATATTTATGATATTACCAAGCAAACTACCGAGCAGCTTTGCAAAGATTTTTTTTATAAAGAAGGCCTGCAAACATCAGTATACCGGGTTGGGCGTTTTTTGCCCGAGGAGGATAACCTAAAAATAAACCACCGGATTTATAGGGGGCTGGATGAGCGTGACGGCGCCGAAGCATTACGGTTGGCATTGGGTATAACATTTGCTGATTTTGAAATTTTCAATATTTCAAGTGGGTCGCCATTTGGTAAGGATGATCTGGTGCAGCTTAAATACAACCCTGAAGGAGTTATCCTTAAATTTTTCCCGGAAGCCAAAGATATCTATCGGCGTAAAAACTGGTTTTTCCCAGAAAGTATTGATCGTGTTTATGTTTGCAATAAAGCAAAACAGATTTTGGGCTATCAGCCTCAATTTGATTTCGAATATTTACTGCATCAATAA
- the cysS gene encoding cysteine--tRNA ligase, which yields MKQKLFVYNTLSRKKEEFKALNAPHVGMYVCGPTVYSDVHLGNCRTYISFDLMFRYLNHLGYKVRYVRNVTDAGHLEGDAGDEGEDKISKKAKLAQLEPMEIVQKYTVGFHDVMQILNTLPPSIEPTATGHIIEQIEMVKVILEKGYAYEVDGSVYFDVEKYNKTKDYGVLSGRNLEDLLNNTRTLGGQQEKHGKLDFALWIKAKPEHLMKWPSPWGVGFPGWHLECSAMSQKYLGDQFDIHGGGLDLVPTHHTNEIAQHVACCGKNPANYWVHTNMLTVNGQKMSKSLGNSFLPHELFSGENSILNKGYSPMTVRFFMLQAHYRSTLDFGNDAMEASEKGFKRLMNAYALLDGLKVSGSTEIEIEPLLERCYAAMNDDFNSPVLIAELFEASRIINSVHDGKMKINEVNLGLLKNLMKTFVQDVLGLKDEQADNDDLPKILNLIVELRNEAKANKDYATSDKIREGLSKVGFQLKDSKEGTLWSKS from the coding sequence ATGAAACAAAAATTGTTTGTTTACAATACTTTATCCCGCAAAAAAGAAGAATTTAAGGCCCTTAATGCCCCGCATGTGGGCATGTACGTGTGTGGCCCAACTGTTTACAGCGATGTGCATTTGGGTAACTGCCGTACCTATATATCTTTCGATCTGATGTTTCGTTACCTTAACCATTTAGGGTACAAGGTGCGCTATGTACGTAACGTAACTGATGCCGGCCACCTGGAAGGCGATGCCGGCGACGAAGGCGAAGATAAAATTTCAAAAAAAGCAAAACTGGCCCAACTGGAGCCCATGGAAATTGTACAAAAGTATACCGTAGGTTTTCATGATGTAATGCAGATACTGAACACGCTGCCGCCAAGTATTGAACCAACGGCTACCGGCCATATTATTGAGCAGATAGAAATGGTAAAAGTTATTCTTGAAAAAGGATATGCTTACGAAGTAGACGGATCGGTTTATTTTGATGTTGAAAAATATAACAAAACCAAAGATTACGGCGTGCTGAGCGGCCGCAACCTGGAAGATTTACTGAATAACACCCGCACGCTGGGCGGTCAGCAGGAAAAACACGGCAAGCTTGATTTTGCCCTGTGGATAAAAGCCAAGCCCGAGCACCTGATGAAATGGCCATCTCCCTGGGGTGTGGGCTTCCCGGGCTGGCACCTGGAATGCTCGGCCATGAGTCAGAAATATTTGGGCGACCAGTTTGATATTCATGGAGGCGGACTGGATCTTGTGCCAACCCACCATACCAATGAGATAGCCCAGCATGTTGCCTGCTGCGGTAAAAACCCGGCCAATTACTGGGTGCATACCAATATGCTTACCGTGAACGGCCAAAAAATGTCGAAATCATTAGGGAACAGCTTTTTGCCCCATGAACTTTTCAGCGGCGAAAACTCTATCCTGAATAAGGGTTACAGCCCCATGACTGTACGTTTTTTTATGCTGCAGGCACATTACCGTAGTACGCTTGATTTTGGCAATGATGCTATGGAGGCCTCTGAAAAAGGATTTAAGCGATTGATGAACGCCTATGCCTTACTGGATGGTTTAAAGGTATCAGGCAGTACCGAAATTGAAATAGAGCCCCTGCTGGAGCGCTGCTATGCTGCAATGAATGATGATTTTAACAGCCCGGTATTGATTGCCGAACTGTTTGAAGCATCGCGTATCATCAACTCGGTACATGACGGCAAAATGAAGATTAACGAAGTTAACCTTGGCTTGCTTAAAAACCTCATGAAAACATTTGTGCAGGATGTTTTAGGGCTTAAAGATGAACAGGCGGACAACGACGATTTGCCTAAAATACTGAACCTGATAGTTGAACTCCGCAACGAAGCCAAGGCAAATAAAGATTATGCCACCAGTGATAAAATACGTGAAGGCCTGTCAAAAGTAGGGTTTCAGCTAAAGGATAGCAAAGAAGGCACGCTCTGGAGTAAAAGTTAA